The Eriocheir sinensis breed Jianghai 21 chromosome 48, ASM2467909v1, whole genome shotgun sequence genomic sequence GGAAACCTTCAGGGAGAAACtgtttgcaccaccaccaccaccaccaccacctcctcctcctcctcctcctcaattcatCACTCCGCCCTCCACGAACTTCACTCCCCCACTTCCTGGATTTATTacactttcaatatttttttcccgcATTCTATTCCTTCCTATAGTCATTAAAACAGAAAGGTAGAcagataaaactctctctctctctctctctctctctctctctctctctctctctctctctctctctctctctctctctctctctctctctctctctctctacacacgtACTActttttaatttcctctctccGCCCAAGGTCTCCAGTTTTTTCCCCTCAtaaacttttttcctctttgttttcttattttccctgcCGTGTATTTTAATctgatatttttctctttttcagtgTTTCTTTTTCTGGTCTGTCGCCTCTATTGAAGTgattattttccattcctttatatattttccttcatctcgtttttcctctcctttcctttttcttccttttccttcctctatatgTATTCCTTTATCTCACTAATGCTCTGACTTcctatgtctttccttcctttcccttcctttatttttcctatctcgctcatctccttctttcctttcctttttcttccttttccttcctctgtattcctTCATCTCACtactcctctactttcctctatctttccttcctttcccttcctttatctataTTTCCTATCtcgctcattttttttcctttcctttatctgtatttcctatctcgcttttccttttttttcttctatttttttcttcctttcccttcctctgtattcCTTCATTTCACTTCTGCTCAACTTTCctatatcttttcttcctttcccttccttccttccttcctttcccttccctattctatTTCCTCGTCTCTCCGctactcttctttatttttttcatacattttctttCCCTACATCTACCCTCGATCATCTTTTGTTGaactgtttttttctcttatctctcgagttcattttcctttttccactccctcctgtctcttattatcatccctcatcctcttcttctttcatccatACTTGGTTTCTGGTTAtatattcctcttcctatttatttcaTCTTgcctattttacttttttccctccttcctggaCTCACTCACATAATTTCCTAACCtattttcctctcgtcttttATCATCAGtcttatttccttcactttccacgtattttttctattcttttcttctttctcttctcctcgtaTTTCATCTTgcctattttgtgtgtttttttcctccttactcgaCTCCTTCCCCTATTTCCTTACCTATTTCCCCTCGTCTTTTATCGTCAgtcttatttcctcattttccaaggtatttttttctattcttttcttctttctcttctcctcgtaTTTCATCTTgcctattttgtgttttttccttcttcctcaactCCATTACCTATTTCCTTACCTATTTCCCCTCGTCTTTTATCGTCAGtcttatttccttcactttccacgtatttttttctattcttctttcttctttctcttctcctcgtaTTTCATCTTgcctattttgtgttttttcctccttcctcaactcCATTACCTATTTCCCCTCGTCTTTTATCGTCAGtcttatttccttcactttccaaggtattttttcctattcttttcttctctctcttctcctcgtaTTTCATCTTgcctattttgtgtgtttttttcctccttcctcaactcCATTACCTATTTCCCCTCGTCTTTTATCGTCAgtcttatttcctcattttccaaggtatttttttgtctctcttctttctcttctctctcctctcctcgttttctccAGGTGTTCACAGGCGGACTCTGCCGTACGTGACACCGTTCAATTATACCTGGGGAGGCAataaccacctctctctctctctctctctctctctctctctctctctctctctctctctcagcaggtaACACGTTGAAGTATTACTGATAATCTCCTTTCTCTTACGCCTTTCtcataattttctctttctttaatttcgttttctttgtAATTATCGGCATCTATCGCTTGTTACGTGTTTTACTCTTATTTCCTCTATTTACTTTCATTTTATctggtttatttatatatttctagtTATCGTGTGGTGAGAAGCGTCCCTtaaattgtctgtctgtctgcctgtctccatgtatgtacaaatgtgtgtgtgtgtgtgtgtgtgtgtgtcagggaggcAGTGGCGGAGCGGTCAGTGTGTGGGGTTGGTGAGGCCGTGgcataggttcgagtcccacagaAACACGCTGATTAGTGGCGTAAGATTagtcacatgctgcccagaccttcactCAACCCTagcttcagcgacttcgttccaGTGgcgcaccggggggcagcatgggccacgTAAGAGACATTTAAATAAGGGAGAATCAGATGGAGAAagttgagagagaggaagaaaagggagaaaaatgcaggaaggaagaggaagaaagagagggagagtcagggaagggagggtaaaagggagaaaaatgcaggaaggaagaggaagaaagagagggagagtcagggaagggagggtaaaaggGAGAATCAGATGGAGAAAGGTGGgagagaaatatggaaagaaaaggaaaaaaagaggagggggagccaGGGGAAGGGAGTCAgtgaggtagggaaaggaaattataccacggcagccactataaataaatacaatTTGCCTAAGCTCCTAACGGGCCAGGATCACCCAAGAGACCCCTTAAGAGAGCCTAACGGCGTTATGGGcagaacctaaaaaaataaaataataataataataaaataaataaaaagaaatctctctctctctctctctctctctctctctctctctctctctctctctctctctctctctctctctctctctctctctctctctctccaatcggCTTATGCAGGATGTAGGTGAATCTTCCATCCATGGCTCGGGGCTGTGTGCTGATTATTATTCACCGAGACGAACTCAgttaagaaaaataaagtgaGTGAGGAGTGTGAAgatatgtgttgttgttgttgttgttgtgatggtggtggttgtggatgtCTTTCTTGCCTCCTTTCCTAGTAATTAAGTgattgtgcgctctctctctctctctctctctctctctctctctctctctctctctctctctctctctctctctctctctctctctctctctctctctctctctctctctctctctctcacacaagcaGATTTAACTacacttcttccatcttcttcaacctcctcctcctcctcctcctccgctcaaaTGGCCTTTCAAGCTGATAATATTTTCTTCATAAGTGATAAATAATAATGCCTTGAAGCTGACGTGCGTGTCTTcgttaataacaataaaaatctacaaaaaaggaaaaaaaaagagccatTAACTTTAACACAGCGTAAAAAAATAGGTTATAAATGGAAAAGTTAgctagaaaaaaatgagagagagagagagagagagagtcacctgcCAGTCACTCTATTTAATTCGACAGCATCTTCGGGTGACACAGATCGTTGCTTGTCACCCtagagccgtgtgtgtgtgtgtgtgtgtgtgtgtgtgtgtgtgtgtgtgtgtgtgtgtgtgtgtgtgtgtgtgtgtgtgtgtgtccgtccgcgTGAAGTTTCTCAATCTATCCACAAAATAACTTTTTATAACGattcagagcacacacacacgcacaaactttCTTTTGAGGGAGATACGTGTAATCAACCTGTTTAATTAACGGAaaagattagtgtgtgtgtgtgtgtgtgtgtgtgtgtgtgtgtgtgtgtgtgtgtgtgtgtgtgtgtgtgtgtgtgtgtgtgtgtgtgtctagcatCCTGGATATTTCACTAATGAGAAAGTAATAACCAATAATGCTCAGGTAATTAAACACAGGTACGCTGGAACGCACAGGTAAGATCGAACAAAAACTAATTAGCTCAGGTAATAACACTATCAAAAGGAACAACATCAGAACAAATAGCAAGTGGTCTGTTTGGTATTGTGTGTTCATTGGTGTTTTCGTCTATAATGTCTTCCTGTACACAATCTTCCATATACAATCTCTTCCAAGGTgattctgtcttctttcttct encodes the following:
- the LOC126981545 gene encoding uncharacterized protein LOC126981545 → MSFLPFPSFIFPISLISFFPFLFLPFPSSVFLHLTTPLLSSIFPSFPFLYLYFLSRSFFFLSFICISYLAFPFFSSIFFFLSLPLYSFISLLLNFPISFLPFPSFLPSFPFPILFPRLSATLLYFFHTFSFPTSTLDHLLLNCFFLLSLEFIFLFPLPPVSYYHPSSSSSFIHTWFLVIYSSSYLFHLAYFTFFPPSWTHSHNFLTYFPLVFYHQSYFLHFPRIFFYSFLLSLLLVFHLAYFVFFPSSSTPLPISLPISPRLLSSVLFPSLSTYFFLFFFLLSLLLVFHLAYFVFFPPSSTPLPISPRLLSSVLFPSLSKVFFPILFFSLFSSYFILPILCVFFLLPQLHYLFPLVFYRQSYFLIFQGIFLSLFFLFSLLSSFSPGVHRRTLPYVTPFNYTWGGNNHLSLSLSLSLSLSLSLSLSR